The Amycolatopsis umgeniensis DNA segment TCGGTGCGCCGCTTGCCGATCAGCGGGGCGAACACCGAACTGATCAGCTGGGTGCGGCCCTTGCGGAAGGTGCTGTAGGCGATCGCGAGACCGACGACGGCGTAGATCGCCCACGGGTGCACGGTCCAGTGGAACAACGTCGTCGCCATCGCGGTGTGGACGGCTTCGTCGGAGTTGGGGGCCGCGGTGCCCGGGGGCGGGCTCGCGAGGTGGGAGACCGGCTCGTACACACCGAAGAACATCAGGCCGATGCCCATGCCGGCGCTGAACATCATCGCGATCCACGACGACGTCCGGAACTCGGGCAGTTCCTTGTCCCCGCCCAGCGGGATCCGGCCGTAGCGGCTTATCGCCAGGCAGACCGCGAAGATCACGAAACCGCTCGCGGTGAGCACGAAAGCCCAGCCGCCATAAGGAATCACGGCGTCGTTGAGGAGGGTCGACGCGACGTTCGCGAGGCTCTCCGGCGCGAGGACGCCCCAGACGATGATCGCGAGCGCGAGGGCCGCCGCCACACCGAAAACGGTGCGGTCGGTCTCGGCGGGTCGTTCGGAGGCGAGGTCGAGGGGGACGTGTTCATCGGGCGTGTGGCCCGGACCTGTCGTATCCGGTGCGTGGGCGAGATCCGTCGCGGTCTCCGCGACGACCTCTTCTTCCGCTTGTTTACCGTCCTGCGAACTCATGTTCAGCCACGCGCCGATGACGGCGCGTTCTCCTTCCGCCCGAGTTAACCCGTTTGCACCACTGCACCCTAACCAGAAAACTGGTAACCGGCAGAAAATACGGACGAAGTGGTTTAAACCCATGATCAGGGGTTTGACCTCGGCGGATGGCGGCTTTGTTCACGCTCTCGGCGGCGAACGTGTCTCTCGTGACACCGATGGGCTCAGACTGTCGAACCTCCCCTCCAGAAGGGGTGACCGAGCGGGTCGCCGCCGGACGCGGTCGGACGGCCTTGCCGCGCGTGGTTGCGCTCCAGGAGGTAGGTGATCAGGGCGATCAGGGCGAGGGTGACGATGATTGCGGTCATGGCAGTAAGTTTGCGCCACTCGACATCCTGCCAAAAGTGGCAGTCCTGTCGTTGTGCGTCAAAATCCTGCCAGCTATGCTGCGGTCATGCTGAAGAGCGTCGCCGTGGTGCTGCTGGACGATTTCGCCGCTTTCGAGTTCGGCGTCGTCTGCGAGGTGTTCGGTTACGACCGCACGGATGACGGAGTGCCCCTGCTCGACTTCCGCGTGTGCGGGGAGCGGGCGGGAGAGCCGCTCACCCTCGGCCACGGCGTCAAGGTGACTCCGGAGCACGGCCTCGAAGCGACCGAGGACGCGGATCTCGTCGTCGTCCCCGCCTGCGACGTGCGCGACGAGTACCCGCCCGCGGTGCTCGAGGCGCTCCGCGCGGCATCGGCGCGGGGCGCCACGCTGCTTTCGGTCTGCACCGGCGCGTTCGTGCTGGGCGCCGCGGGCCTGCTCGACGAGCGGCGGTGCACGAACCACTGGCGGCACAGCGCCCGGTTCCGGGAGCGGTTCCCGAAGGCGCGGCTGGATCCGGACGTCCTCTTCGTCGACGACGGCGACATCATCACCAGCGCGGGGACGGCCGCCGGCATCGACGCCTGCCTGCACCTGATCCGGCGCGAACTGGGCTCCGCCGCGGCCACCGCGATCGCCCGGCGCATGGTGGTGCCGCCGCAGCGCGAGGGCGGGCAGCGCCAGTTCGTCGAAGTGCCGATCCCGGAATGCACCAGCGACAGTCTCCAGCCGGTGCTCACCTGGATGCTCGACACCATCGCCCACGAACATCCCGTCGCCGACCTCGCCCGCCGCGCGCAGATGTCCGAGCGCACCTTCGCCCGCAAGTTCGTCGCCGAGACGGGCACCACACCCCACCGATGGCTTTCGACGCAACGGGTGCTGCACGCGAGGTCGCTGCTCGAGGAGACGACGATGAGCGTCGACGAGGTCGCGCGCCGCTGCGGTTTCGGCTCGGGAGCCCTGCTGCGCCACCACTTCCACAAGGTCGTCGGTGTCGCGCCGCAGGACTACCGCCGGACCTTCGCGCCGCAGCGCGTCTAGGCGCGACCGGTTCGCCGGGCCGTCCGGTGGCGGCCGTGATGGCGAGATGGTCGGCGTGAGCGCGGGATTCGACCGGAGCGCCGAAGTGACGGCTCGGTGTGGCGGCGTACTCCGCGCCCGCGCTGACTTCCTCGGCCACGCCGGAATTGTCTCAGCCGAGGACGAACGGCGGGTCGCTCATCGGGTCGGTTTCGCCGGTCTCGTGGGTCTTCCGGTCGACTGGGTTGAGGCCGGTGGCGTGCGCCCGGACCAGGGTTTGGGTCGGGGGTGGGGGTGGGTCTTTCGAGGTCGGCGGGTTCGAGGGCTTCGGGGCTGCTCAGGCGGTCTGGTTGATCGCTTGCAGGGGGTTCAGTGTTCGGTGAGTGTCGTGCTTTCGGTGTGGCTCGGGTGGGCTACGGGTCGTCAGGTTCGGGGCAGCGGGTGCCGGGGCCTGCGGGAGCGCGTTGTGAAAGCCACTTTCGCAACGTTGAGGGTTGCGAAAGTGGCTTTCGCAACGCCGCCGCCCCGCCCGGCCAGCCCGCCCCGCCCGGCCTGCCCGGTCTCGAAGGGGTCGCGTCAGCTCTCTCCGGTGTCGCGAAAGCCACTTTCAGGACATCAGACGTCCCGAAAGTGGCTTTCGCGACACCGCTGCGGCAGTCGTGAAGAGGCGACCCCACCTAGGCGCTCAGAGGCTGAACACGGTGACGTACTCCGCGTCCCGCACGACGTAGCCGAACCGGGTGCGGAGTTCGCGGACGACCGCGCGCATGTGCTCGGCGCCGTAGACCACGCCGATCGTCCCCGGCTCGTGATGCCGCTGCTCGTGCAGCTCGGCCAGCGCGTCCACGAGGAGCTTGTCGCGGCTGACGCCGATCAGGTCGTCGAACTCGGGCATGACCTCGGCGGTTTCGGTCCACGAATCGTCTTCGTCGTCGACGGTCAGGAACCGCGCCAGCATCCCGCGAGTGCCGAAGCCGCGCAGGAAGACCCCCAGCGTCGGCGCGAGGAGGGACATCATCAACCGGTCGCCGAGCGGGACGCGGCGCCAGCCCTCGGAGAAGGCGGGGCCGTCGAGGTCCGGGCGGACGGTCGGCACGGTGAAGGTGCCGGCCTTCAGGTCCTGCACCACCAGCCCGAGGCGTTTGTTCCGGGCGGCGAGCCGGTAACTCGCTGTCAGCCTGGACACCGGTTTCGCGTCGCCGACCCCCTCGGCCACCACCACGTCGCATTCGTTCGCCTGCCGCCGCACGGTGTCGAAGTAGGCCTGCGTGCCGATGTGCACCATGGGGAACAGCCGGAAATCGAGCGCCGATCCCTTGGCCCGCAGCGTCAGCACCACGGCCCGGACGCCCAGTTCGTTCGCGACGATGATCTCCATGACCCCTCCTGCCCGTGTTGAGAGAACGCGCGGCGGGGCCGGAAGGTTGCCGTGGCTCAGGCCGGACGTCGCCCGACGGCCTCGAAGATGTTGTAGGTCAGCATGGCGGCGCCTTCGGTGAACCCGTTGATGAGGATCTTCCGGCCATCGGCGAGTTTGACGAGGCAGCCGACGTCGCCGCCGAGGGTCCTGGCGAGGACGTTGCTCTTCGTGTGGTCGACGACCGCCTCGATCACGTCCCACGGCACGACGGTGGTCGACTTGCGCCAGGTGTGCACGAACCCCTGCTCGTACAGGGTGAAGGTCTCGCCCCGTTTGCCGATGGCCTGCCAGCAGAGCCAGGCGCCCATCAAGGCCAGCCCCAGTCCGCAGCCGATGACGAGGCCGATGAACATCTCCCCGCCGGAGACCCCGGCCTCCTGTCCCATGAGGAACAGGACGGTGCCGAAGAGGGCGATCGGTGTGCCGATCGCCATCGCGGCCAGCCCCCGGATCGCGCGGCTGCGGGAGTTCGTCTCGAAGCGTTCGATGTAGGCACCCAGTTCGGTCACCGG contains these protein-coding regions:
- a CDS encoding GlxA family transcriptional regulator; translation: MLKSVAVVLLDDFAAFEFGVVCEVFGYDRTDDGVPLLDFRVCGERAGEPLTLGHGVKVTPEHGLEATEDADLVVVPACDVRDEYPPAVLEALRAASARGATLLSVCTGAFVLGAAGLLDERRCTNHWRHSARFRERFPKARLDPDVLFVDDGDIITSAGTAAGIDACLHLIRRELGSAAATAIARRMVVPPQREGGQRQFVEVPIPECTSDSLQPVLTWMLDTIAHEHPVADLARRAQMSERTFARKFVAETGTTPHRWLSTQRVLHARSLLEETTMSVDEVARRCGFGSGALLRHHFHKVVGVAPQDYRRTFAPQRV